The following proteins come from a genomic window of Paenibacillus spongiae:
- a CDS encoding sensor histidine kinase: protein MNVRFRTWKHWSVGSKVLALLFAVLLLSSVLLFQATSWLTQKAVREFMYNYVMMNQEKAQTGFEFLLGEVNMLSVRLLTKREVYRAVLDSKATEEQKEAAIAKILDAMNINTSVVRSIAIVTEDGRYYGYGGGADVGAPDPFFLKRVRESNTPVWGDVRRDGEGQPYLMLGRKYYNFNTGQRLGYLVVYIRERALYDVYKNMVFSDWGNAMLLSEDRYVLSAPDPAQAGTAIYEPELFQVGGDGYKMTELKGDPAIIFNYRLTGDVQKNGLNWHIVSMVSQQELFKRLGHIKRYAYVLQAVLIAAGFAVSWYVSKRIVTPVNRLARIIRKYRESGSTARPYVQWQNNDELALLENSFNDMVVRIEELIARNNEDKDRQRETELIALQAQINPHFLYNTLDAIGWIAKMNDQPTIERMIIALASFYRLSLHKGDKYITVKEELGIIKSYMTLEEMRFPDKFEVTYEVDEEITDDAVLKIILQPLVENAIKHGIGQKRGKGQLRIKGYRDRKDLVFEVQDDGIGFDPAGLHGMQQDTSYKGGGYGIRNVDERIKLEYGSRCGIQIDSSHGRGTTVTVRVEARNAPRRMS from the coding sequence GTGAACGTACGATTTCGGACTTGGAAGCATTGGAGCGTCGGCTCGAAAGTATTGGCTCTGCTGTTCGCCGTCCTGCTGCTGTCCTCGGTACTGCTGTTTCAGGCGACGAGCTGGCTGACGCAGAAGGCGGTGCGCGAATTCATGTACAACTATGTCATGATGAATCAGGAGAAGGCCCAGACCGGATTCGAATTTCTGCTGGGGGAGGTGAATATGCTGTCCGTCCGGCTGCTGACCAAGAGGGAGGTTTACCGCGCCGTCTTGGACAGCAAGGCAACCGAGGAACAGAAGGAGGCCGCGATCGCCAAAATCCTGGATGCGATGAACATCAACACTAGCGTCGTGCGCAGCATCGCGATCGTGACCGAAGACGGGCGCTATTACGGCTATGGCGGCGGAGCGGACGTCGGAGCGCCGGATCCGTTCTTCCTGAAGCGGGTCCGCGAATCGAACACGCCGGTATGGGGAGACGTGCGAAGAGACGGTGAAGGGCAGCCGTACCTGATGCTCGGCAGGAAGTATTACAATTTCAACACTGGGCAGCGGCTTGGCTATTTGGTCGTGTATATCCGGGAGAGGGCGCTATACGATGTGTATAAAAATATGGTGTTCTCCGATTGGGGGAATGCAATGCTGCTGTCGGAAGACAGGTATGTGCTGTCGGCCCCTGATCCGGCGCAGGCGGGAACGGCGATTTACGAGCCGGAGCTGTTCCAGGTCGGCGGCGACGGCTACAAGATGACGGAGCTGAAGGGCGATCCGGCGATTATTTTCAACTATCGGCTGACAGGAGATGTGCAGAAGAACGGGCTGAACTGGCACATCGTCAGCATGGTGTCTCAGCAAGAGCTGTTCAAGCGGCTGGGGCATATCAAACGGTATGCGTATGTGCTTCAAGCGGTGCTCATTGCGGCCGGCTTCGCCGTATCGTGGTATGTGTCCAAGCGGATCGTGACGCCCGTTAACCGGCTTGCGCGCATCATCCGCAAATACCGGGAAAGCGGCAGCACTGCGCGTCCCTACGTCCAATGGCAGAATAACGACGAGCTGGCCCTGCTGGAGAACAGCTTCAACGATATGGTCGTCCGGATCGAGGAGCTGATCGCCCGCAACAACGAGGACAAGGACCGGCAGCGGGAGACGGAGCTGATCGCGCTGCAGGCGCAGATCAACCCGCACTTCCTGTATAACACGCTGGATGCGATCGGCTGGATCGCCAAGATGAACGATCAGCCGACGATTGAGAGAATGATCATCGCGCTGGCCAGCTTCTACCGGCTCAGTCTGCATAAAGGCGATAAGTACATCACGGTCAAAGAAGAGCTCGGCATCATCAAGAGCTATATGACGCTGGAAGAGATGCGGTTCCCTGACAAATTCGAGGTGACCTACGAGGTGGATGAGGAGATTACGGACGATGCCGTTCTAAAAATCATTCTGCAGCCGCTCGTCGAAAACGCGATCAAGCATGGGATCGGCCAGAAGCGGGGCAAAGGACAGCTGCGGATCAAGGGATACCGCGACCGTAAGGATCTGGTATTCGAGGTTCAGGATGACGGAATCGGCTTCGATCCCGCAGGGCTGCATGGCATGCAGCAGGATACCTCTTACAAAGGCGGAGGCTACGGCATCCGCAATGTAGATGAGCGGATTAAGCTGGAATATGGCTCACGCTGCGGCATTCAGATTGACAGCAGCCATGGACGCGGGACGACGGTCACGGTCAGGGTCGAAGCCCGGAATGCGCCTAGGCGGATGAGCTGA